The following proteins come from a genomic window of Metarhizium brunneum chromosome 2, complete sequence:
- the alkJ gene encoding Alcohol dehydrogenase yields the protein MNKLILGSAVLAALALPPACATTDFDYVIVGAGTAGNVVANRLSRYPNISVAVIDPGADQRSNPNVTNPMIWLNNLGTSTDWAYKTVPQANASNRVITFDAGKGIGGTSLINGMTYIRGHKAQFDAWEQLGNPGWNWAAMFKYYKKVETIFPPAPAQIQVGASIEPRYHGTSGELHVAFNPALENGPLYDTLRDSWAVMKEDVNRDVNGGTTK from the exons ATGAACAAATTGATCCTAGGATCAGCTGTGctggcggctttggcattGCCGCCAGCTTGTGCGACGACAGACTTTGACTACGTGATCGTGGGTGCAGGTACTGCTGGCAACGTGGTGGCAAACAGATTGTCCCGGTATCCCAACATCTCAGTGGCTGTCATCGATCCAGGTGCCGACCAGCGAAGCAACCCGAATGTCACAAACCCGATGATATGGCTGAACAATCTGGGGACTTCAACAGATTGGGCCTACAAAACAGTTCCACAAGCCAATGCCAGCAATCGTGTAATTACATTTGATGCGGGAAAGGGCATAGGAGGCACAAGCTTGATCAATG GCATGACATATATTCGCGGGCACAAGGCTCAGTTTGATGCATGGGAGCAGTTGGGAAATCCCGGTTGGAATTGGGCCGCAATGTTCAAGTACTACAAAAAGGTTGAAACGATATTCCCACCGGCACCGGCGCAAATTCAAGTCGGGGCGTCGATTGAACCTCGGTATCACGGAACCAGCGGCGAGCTGCATGTAGCCTTCAACCCAGCCCTTGAAAATGGTCCACTGTACGATACGCTCAGAGATTCCTGGGCCGTCATGAAAGAGGATGTGAACAGAGATGTCAACGGAGGAACAACCAAATGA
- the sod-2 gene encoding Superoxide dismutase translates to MSVGTYSLPKLPYAYNALEPSISAQIMELHHSKHHQTYVTNLNNALKTYATATSSNDIAGQIALQNAIKFNGGGHINHSLFWDNLTPASSAEASPQTAATLMAAITKTWSSFDEFKAAFTKALLGLQGSGWGWLVKDGGSLRIVTTKDQDPVVGGEVPIFGVDMWEHAYYLQYLNGKAAYIENIWKVINWKTAETRFNGGRDDVFKVLKAAI, encoded by the exons ATGTCTGTCGGGACTTACAGCCTCCCCAAGCTCCCCTATGCTTACAAC GCATTGGAGCCCAGCATCTCGGCGCAAATCATGGAACTCCACCACAGcaaacaccaccagacatACGTGACGAACCTAAATAACGCTCTCAAAACCTACGCAACGGCCACCTCGTCCAACGACATTGCCGGCCAGATCGCCCTCCAGAACGCCATCAAGTTCAACGGCGGCGGACACATCAACCACTCCTTGTTCTGGGACAACCTGACCCCGGCCAGCTCGGCCGAGGCCAGCCCCCAGACCGCAGCAACCCTGATGGCTGCCATCACCAAGACGTGGAGTAGCTTTGACGAGTTCAAAGCCGCCTTTACAAAGGCTCTCTTGGGCTTGCAGGGCAGTGGTTGGGGCTGGCtggtcaaggacggcggcaGCCTGCGGATCGTGACCACCAAGGACCAGGACCCGGTTGTAGGCGGAGAGGTGCCCATTTTTGGGGTCGACATGTGGGAGCATGCCTATTACCTACAG TACTTGAATGGCAAGGCGGCGTACATTGAAAACATCTGGAAGGTCATCAACTGGAAGACGGCCGAGACTCGGTTCAACGGAGGACGCGATGATGTGTTCAAAGTCCTCAAAGCCGCCATTTAG
- the GOX_1 gene encoding Glucose oxidase — MDPKENKRWDSATAFYWPIISRQNLKHLNGTVSKLLWKDTNAASGAEAAGVEYLGPDGKRRIAKARKEVIISAGALRTPLVLEHSGIGNPNLLKQKGVKVVVDLPAVGENMIDQALSSFFYTTNATVKGYTPYSTFVTAADIYGSTIDKVANDTRAKLGPWARQLAQASHGGLNASALERVLEIQYNAIFNTHATLAEILSAAQGDKIGTSYWDLMPFGRGSVHMSSIDDINNPVIDPRYFSIDFDLATQVESGKIGVEFWATSPVKEIITGQFDPNATVLPPGATDEQWNKFLADSSSSNSHAIGTASMMSKELGGVVDSKLKVYGTKNVRVVDASVLPMQFSGHLTATVYAVADRASDIILGRPS; from the coding sequence ATGGACCCAAAGGAGAATAAACGATGGGATTCTGCCACTGCATTCTACTGGCCCATTATAAGCCGCCAAAACCTCAAACACCTCAATGGTACAGTATCCAAATTGCTTTGGAAGGATACGAATGCAGCATCGGGagccgaggccgccggcgTGGAATATCTTGGCCCTGACGGGAAAAGGAGGATTGCCAAAGCCAGGAAAGAAGTCATCATCTCAGCAGGAGCATTGCGAACACCTCTTGTTCTAGAGCATTCCGGCATCGGGAACCCTAACCTGCTCAAGCAGAAAGGCGTCAAGGTAGTGGTTGATTTACCAGCCGTCGGAGAGAACATGATCGACCAAGCACTCAGCTCCTTCTTCTACACCACCAATGCCACAGTCAAAGGCTACACTCCATACAGTACATTTGTAACCGCGGCAGATATTTACGGCAGTACCATCGACAAGGTCGCAAATGATACCCGGGCAAAACTTGGCCCATGGGCTCGGCAGCTCGCGCAGGCCAGCCACGGCGGCTTAAATGCTTCCGCCCTGGAGCGCGTCTTGGAGATTCAGTACAATGCCATCTTCAATACACATGCCACACTTGCCGAGATCCTTTCCGCCGCCCAGGGAGACAAGATCGGTACTTCATACTGGGACCTCATGCCCTTTGGTAGAGGAAGCGTTCACATGAGCTCCATCGACGACATTAACAACCCCGTCATTGACCCCAGATACTTCTCCATAGACTTTGACCTTGCCACCCAGGTTGAGTCGGGCAAAATAGGCGTCGAATTCTGGGCCACCTCACCTGTGAAGGAAATAATCACGGGCCAATTTGATCCCAACGCAACGGTACTGCCACCGGGGGCCACGGATGAGCAGTGGAACAAGTTCCTCGCAGACTCGAGCAGTTCCAACTCCCATGCCATCGGGACCGCGTCCATGATGTCCAAGGAACTCGGCGGCGTAGTCGACTCCAAGCTGAAGGTGTACGGGACAAAAAATGTGAGAGTGGTGGATGCGTCCGTGCTGCCAATGCAGTTTAGTGGACATTTAACGGCGACGGTTTACGCCGTCGCAGACCGGGCGTCTGATATTATCCTCGGGCGTCCAAGCTGA
- the Armt1 gene encoding Damage-control phosphatase, translating into MEYDTKTPKSVTSDPTSFAHDSVRNRWPVILTGAIDDVHRTAHNADPEKQAEGNKIIQQLVDLKYGVLHDHKLTPIIVDDGYPDEIARYNEEIKQLGEPTWLDVPWLFSECYMYRRISTFFSLTKHWKNYDIFSRQKMDTFRTSRNAVVELASRYKEFVTELRSNKDATHDEEAEKLLFTEMFEICLWGNATDLSLLTNLTYEDIQKLQGSQARKAAEKNILINHLPEAYAILKKARDEGKKERRVDFVLDNSGFELYVDLVLAGFLLTSGLATHIILHPKSIPWFVSDVLPGDYGLLLNAIADPKKFFETQSDEEKAQDKTPAPLTDKEAEDLLFVAQEWTNFYAEDRIILRPNRYWTAGGSFWRLPAEAHDLHEDMKHAELTIFKGDLNYRKLTGDAHWDPTTPWTTALGPMGPGSGINVLSLRTCKADVVVGLPAGKDEELRATEGGGGDTGARRWAWHGKWAVVCLSKGS; encoded by the exons ATGGAATACGATACAAAGACCC CCAAATCCGTCACCAGCGACCCGACGTCGTTTGCCCACGACTCTGTGCGAAACCGCTGGCCGGTTATCCTG ACtggcgccattgacgacgtCCACCGCACCGCCCACAACGCCGACCCCGAGAAGCAAGCTGAAGGCAATAAGATTATTCAGCAGCTGGTCGATCTGAAATACGGCGTTCTTCACGACCACAAGCTTAC CCCCATCATTGTCGACGATGGCTACCCCGACGAGATTGCCCGCTACAACGAAGAGATTAAGCAGTTGGGCGAGCCTACATGGTTGGACGTCCCGTGGCTGTTCTCCGAGTGCTACATGTACAG ACGCATCAGCACCTTTTTCAGTCTCACCAAGCACTGGAAGAACTATGACATCTTTTCCCGCCAGAAGATGGACACGTTCCGTACCTCTCGCAATGCAGTTGTTGAGCTAGCTTCCCGATACAAGGAGTTTGTCACGGAGCTTCGCTCTAACAAAGATGCAACTCatgacgaggaggccgagaagcTTCTCTTCACAGAAATGTTCGAGATCTGCCTCTGGGGCAACGCAACCGACCTGTCTCTGCTCACCAACCTCACCTACGAGGACATCCAGAAGCTCCAGGGAAGCCAGGCTCGCAAGGCGGCAGAGAAGAACATTCTGATCAACCACCTCCCCGAGGCTTACGCTATCCTCAAGAAGGCTCGCGATGAAGGCAAGAAGGAGCGCCGTGTTGATTTTGTCCTCGACAACTCGGGCTTCGAGCTGTACGTTGACCTCGTCCTGGCCGGATTCCTCCTTACCTCTGGCCTGGCCACCCACATCATTCTCCATCCCAAGTCAATCCCCTGGTTTGTGTCCGATGTCCTGCCTGGCGACTACGGCCTTCTCCTGAACGCCATTGCCGATCCCAAAAAGTTCTTCGAGACTCAgtccgacgaggagaaggcgCAAGACAAAACCCCGGCTCCTTTGACTgacaaggaggccgaggaccTCCTCTTTGTCGCCCAGGAGTGGACTAACTTCTACGCGGAGGATCGGATCATCTTGCGCCCTAACCGCTACTGGACTGCTGGTGGCAGCTTCTGGCGCCTGCCTGCAGAGGCTCATGACCTTCATGAGGACATGAAGCATGCCGAgctcaccatcttcaaggGTGACCTGAACTACCGAAAGCTCACCGGCGAT GCTCACTGGGATCCCACTACCCCGTGGACCACCGCCCTCGGCCCCATGGGCCCCGGATCCGGGATCAACGTCCTTTCTCTGCGAacctgcaaggctgacgtCGTTGTCGGCCTTCCGGCTGGCAAAGACGAAGAATTGAGGGCCACTGAAGGTGGCGGTGGTGATACTGGCGCCAGACGATGGGCTTGGCACGGGAAGTGGGCGGTTGTTTGCCTTTCAAAGGGTTCATAG
- the klpA gene encoding Kinesin-like protein klpA, whose amino-acid sequence METSDVQLQPLRASKISRLPGPAVHTGLAELNESQHNARAQTAIPAPPGFKPHLKREIPQPAQQPDPKRKPLADRAAEYPASASMSISTSAASKLAIKGQTLPQLKRPTRHATNTAAPTSLTSFAKSFGPTRNQVDRSNPTTFRSSHARSKSQAARPRTAHGHRPEEHFEDTTSTNAWDVDGRVDSMESQFKELKDMVNTTLVERKGHEDALELAKTRVSELEEHRQRLEERNEALRTDLDVARNENRQAKYELERLQWQQKRDIEDLNRRHRDTIDDLSRQHRTVVEDLSKELDQLKDEETKEHQARIDALNRHYQQELEDERQKKDREIQDLRARMGNEQQDLNLELQRKDREIRDARLECDSLRDDLEREKSLKGSLQTNITELSAANTTLEAKINSLRSHVEFLESDSKAQSDSFASMEARLQEALAAADEARQKLIKEETERRVLFNKYQELKGNIRVMCRVRPALTDDASVEAGILFPDEKTSAEIVLAGPEEKSSLGVVSRKNYPFEFDRVFAPVVQNEEIFGEISQLVQSALDGYNVCIFCYGQTGSGKTYTMSAEDGMIPRATHMIYDTMTKLKEKSWEYTMEGSFVEVYNEELNDLLAPNDRSAEARSRKLEIRHDEARKQTTIVNCKTVQLNSASSVERILEEAQKNRSVAATKANERSSRSHSVFILKLVGENMATGERCEGTLNLVDLAGSERLKHSQAEGDRMKETQNINKSLSCLGDVIEALGRGSGHVPYRNSKLTHLLQYSLGGNSKTLMFVMVSPLETHLKETLTSLRFATKVHNTHIGTAKATKKIRGSE is encoded by the exons ATGGAGACTTCAGACGTACAG TTGCAGCCTTTGCGAGCATCCAAGATCAGCCGTCTGCCAGGTCCAGCGGTCCACACAGGACTGGCCGAACTGAACGAATCGCAACACAATGCTCGCGCGCAAACAGCAATTCCAGCTCCGCCTGGATTCAAGCCTCATCTGAAAAGAGAGATCCCACAGCCGG CACAACAACCCGATCCGAAGCGCAAACCTTTGGCCGACCGGGCTGCCGAGTATCCAGCGTCTGCTTCTATGTCTATCTCTACATCTGCTGCTAGTAAACTGGCTATCAAGGGACAAACTTTGCCACAG CTTAAGCGACCGACTCGACACGCTACAAATACAGCCGCCCCGACGTCACTGACCAGCTTTGCGAAGAGTTTCGGTCCCACCCGTAATCAAGTTGATCGATCAAACCCAACAACGTTCCGATCTAGCCATGCCAGGTCAAAGAGTCAAGCCGCCAGGCCGCGGACGGCACACGGTCATCGGCCAGAAGAGCATTTCGAAGACACAACATCCACTAATG CATGGGACGTTGACGGCAGAGTTGATAGCATGGAATCGCAGTTCAAGGAGCTGAAAGATATGGTGAACACGACGCTTGTGGAACGGAAAGGTCACGAGGATGCCCTTGAACTTGCCAAGACCAGAG TCTCGGAGCTTGAAGAGCATCGCCAGAGACTGGAGGAGCGAAACGAAGCCCTGAGAACAGACCTCGACGTGGCAAGAAACGAAAACAGGCAGGCAAAGTACGAGTTAGAGAGGCTCCAGTGGCAGCAAAAGCGAGACATCGAAGACCTGAACAGGCGGCATCGGGACACCATTGATGATCTCTCTAGGCAACACAGGACGGTTGTCGAGGATCTCAGCAAAGAATTGGATCAGTTAAAAGATGAAGAAACAAAAGAGCACCAGGCCAGAATTGATGCGCTGAATCGACACTATCAGCAAGAATTGGAAGACGAGCGCCAAAAGAAAGACCGAGAGATCCAGGACCTCAGGGCACGCATGGGCAACGAACAACAAGACTTGAATCTAGAGCTGCAGCGGAAAGATCGAGAAATCCGAGACGCTAGACTAGAGTGCGACAGTCTAAGGGACGACCTCGAGCGTGAGAAGTCACTCAAAGGCAGCCTCCAGACAAACATTACAGAGCTATCCGCGGCAAACACCACGCTAGAAGCCAAGATCAACTCGCTTCGCTCCCACGTAGAATTCCTAGAATCTGATAGCAAAGCACAATCGGACTCGTTTGCCAGTATGGAGGCGAGGCTGCAAGAGGCTCTTGCTGCGGCCGACGAAGCCCGTCAAAAGCTCATCAAGGAAGAAACTGAGAGGCGGGTCCTTTTCAATAAATACCAGGAACTCAAGGGCAACATACGCGTCATGTGCCGAGTTCGGCCTGCTCTTACCGACGATGCCTCCGTAGAAGCTGGCATTTTGTTCCCCGATGAGAAGACGTCGGCAGAAATTGTTCTGGCGGGACCTGAAGAGAAGAGCAGTCTCGGTGTTGTGTCAAGAAAGAACTATCCTTTCGAGTTTGACCGCGTCTTCGCCCCCGTCGTTCAGAATGAAGAAATCTTTGGAGAAATCTCTCAGCTCGTCCAGAGTGCTTTGGATGGCTACAATGTCTGCATCTTCTGCTATGGCCAAACGGGGTCTGGAAAGACCTACACCATGTCCGCCGAGGATGGCATGATTCCCAGAGCTACGCACATGATATACGACACCATGACAAAACTCAAGGAGAAGTCATGGGAATACACAATGGAGGGTTCATTTGTGGAAGTCTACAATGAGGAACTAAACGACCTTCTTGCTCCCAACGACCGGTCTGCGGAGGCAAGGTCAAGAAAGTTGGAGATCCGCCACGATGAAGCCCGCAAGCAGACAACCATTGTTAACTGCAAGACGGTCCAGCTCAACTCTGCGTCTAGTGTGGAACGAATCCTCGAGGAAGCACAAAAGAACCGGTCAGTTGCCGCCACCAAGGCAAACGAACGGTCTTCGCGGTCTCACAGCGTGTTCATCCTGAAGCTCGTCGGTGAGAACATGGCTACCGGCGAGCGGTGTGAAGGCACCTTGAATCTCGTTGACTTGGCTGGATCGGAGCGCTTGAAGCACTCACAAGCCGAGGGCGATCGGATGAAGGAGACACAGAATATCAATAAGAGCTTGAGCTGTCTCGGTGACGTGATTGAGGCTCTTGGCAGAGGATCTGGTCATGTTCCGTACAGAAACTCCAAGCTCACGCACCTGTTGCAATACAGTTTAGGCGGCAACAGCAAAACACTCATGTTTGTCATGGTTTCACCATTAGAGACGCACCTGAAGGAAACGCTGACAAGCTTACGCTTTGCTACAAAG GTGCATAATACCCACATCGGCACGGCCAAAGCAACCAAGAAAATCAGGGGATCCGAATAA
- the HGT1 gene encoding High-affinity glucose transporter encodes MVVGNIYVIAAVSVVGGGLFGFDISSLSAQLGEQSYLCYFNQGPHGPPYTNEKCSGPHELVQGGITAAMAAGSWLGALISGPLSDRLGRKYSIMVGCIIWLVGSTICCAAQNIGMLIVGRIINGLCVGIESAQVPVYIAEISPPSKRGRFIGMQQWAITWGILIMYYISYGTSFIGEQEYFGWKASSFRIPWGLQMIPAVFLFFMMIILPESPRWLARKDRWEDCRSVLALVHGKGDPDHPFVAMELQDIKDMCEFERRHSNVTYLDLFKPDMINRTLIGLFTQIWSQLTGMNVMMYYIANVFSMAGYEGNANLLASSISYIINVFMTIPALLWVDRWGRRPTLLVGSVLMATWMYANAGILANYAEVVPGGINGVAAQSMRLTGAPAKGLIACTYLFVASFAPTWGPVSWIYPPELYPLRLRGKGVAMSTSGNWAFNTALGLFVPPALANIRWKTYLIFAIFNTVAFFHVLFVFPETAGKTLEETEAMFEDPNGIKYIGTPAWKTKVVTKLVDRAEHGDVDAKRAAEYKLSDAHEHDVEKAATPPAAA; translated from the exons ATGGTTGTTGGCAACATTTACGTGATCGCCGCAGTGTCGGTTGTCGGCGGCGGTCTTTTCGGCTTTGACATTTCGTCTCTATCTGCCCAGCTTGGGGAGCAGTCTTACCTCTGCTACTTCAACCAAGGTCCCCATGGCCCTCCGTACACTAATGAGAAGTGCTCCGGTCCTCATGAGTTGGTCCAGGGAGGTATcacagccgccatggctgctggttCCTGGCTCGGCGCCCTTATTTCTGGCCCTCTCTCTGATCGACTTGGCCGCAAATACTCCATCATGGTCGGATGCATAATTTG GTTGGTTGGTTCGACCATCTGCTGCGCTGCCCAAAATATCGGCATGCTCATTGTCGGCCGCATCATTAACGGTCTGTGTGTCGGTATCGAGTCAGCTCAAGTTCCCGTCTATATTGCCGAAATATCGCCTCCCTCTAAGCGTGGCCGCTTCATCGGCATGCAGCAGTGGGCTATTACTTGGGGCATCCTCATCATGTACTACATTTCATACGGGACTTCATTTATCGGTGAGCAGGAGTACTTTGGCTGGAAGGCTTCGTCTTTCCGTATTCCATGGGGTCTGCAGATGATTCCTGCCGTCTTCCTCTTTTTCATGATGATTATTTTACCCGAATCACCCCGTTGGCTGGCCCGCAAGGACCGCTGGGAGGACTGTCGTTCTGTGCTGGCTCTGGTCCATGGAAAGGGGGATCCAGACCACCCTTTCGTTGCCATGGAACTTCAGGATATCAAAGACATGTGCGAGTTTGAGCGTCGTCACTCCAATGTCACTTACCTTGATCTTTTCAAGCCCGATATGATTAATCGAACTCTCATCGGCCTGTTCACACAGATTTGGTCGCAGTTGACCGGCATGAACGTCATGA TGTACTATATTGCCAATGTTTTCAGCATGGCCGGATACGAGGGCAATGCCAACCTTcttgcatcatccatcaGCTACATCATTAACGTCTTCATGACTATCCCTGCTCTCCTATGGGTCGATCGCTGGGGCCGTCGTCCTACCCTCTTGGTCGGCTCCGTCCTCATGGCGACCTGGATGTATGCCAATGCTGGTATTTTGGCCAACTACGCCGAGGTTGTTCCCGGTGGCATCAACGGTGTTGCAGCCCAGTCCATGAGACTCACCGGTGCTCCTGCTAAAGGTCTCATTGCCTGTACCTACCTCTTCGTCGCTTCCTTTGCTCCCACCTGGGGCCCTGTCTCTTGGATCTACCCGCCCGAGCTGTACCCTCTGCGACTCCGTGGCAAGGGCGTAGCCATGTCAACTTCAGGAAACTGGGCTTTCAACACTGCCCTCGGCCTCTTCGTCCCTCCTGCTCTTGCAAACATCAGGTGGAAGACATATCTCATttttgccatcttcaacacGGTGGCGTTCTTCCATgtcctcttcgtcttcccCGAGACTGCTGGAAAGACTTTGGAAGAGACCGAGGCAATGTTTGAAGACCCCAACGGCATCAAGTATATAGGTACCCCGGCGTGGAAGACCAAGGTCGTCACCAAGTTGGTCGACCGTGCTGAACATGGTGACGTTGACGCCAAGCGAGCCGCTGAATACAAGCTCTCTGATGCTCACGAGCACGACGTGGAGAAGGCCGCCACACCTCCAGCGGCTGCTTAA